The following DNA comes from Arcobacter cloacae.
ATGAAGAAAGGTAAAAGGAGATGATTAGTATGGAGGATTGGGTAACTATTCGTAATCTAAAAAAGAAAGATCCAAACTTAGGAACTAGAACAATTGCTTTAATGTTAGGTATTAGTAGAAATACTGTAAAAAAAGCATTATTAAATGATGAATTACCTTTATATAACAGAGGTGAGAAAAAAATAAATGAAGCAGTTGAACCATTTATTGATTTTATCAAAGAGTCATTTTTAAAGAAAAATTTAAAAGCTAGTAGAATTTTAAAAGATATAAAATCAAAAGGATATAGAGGAAGTCAATATGCTTTATATGCTTACATAAGAGAAATTTTAAAACCAATAGCAAACGATGTAAGTAAAAATTCACCTCATGCTTACATGAGATATGAAACAAAACCAGCTGAACAGATGCAATATGATTGGAGTCCATATACAGTTACTATTGGTGAAAATCTTGTAAAAATAAATATACATCAAACAATCTTAGGATTTAGTAGATATAAATTTTATGATGTAAGTTTAAATGTATCAGGAAGTGATGTATATACAGCATTAGAAGAGAGTTTTATCTTCTTTGGAGGAGTTTGTGAAAGAATACAAGTTGATAATGCAACAGTATTTATAACAAATGCTTCTAAAGATAATCTTATTTGGAATCCAAGATTTTTATCATTGTGTGGATTGTATGGAATAAAACCAACAAGAAGTATGCCATCACATCCATGGAGTAAAGGTAAAGTTGAATCACCTTTTAGTTATCTTGAAACACATTTTATTAGTGGTAATGAATTTAAAAGCTTTGAAGATTTAAGAGAACGATTAAAACAATTTCAAGATGAGCATAATTTAGAGATTCATGGCACAACTAAACAAATTTCAAAAATACTCTTTGAAAAAGAGGAACAAAGTTTTTTAAAACCACTACCAATAAATCCAATAACTGGGGAATTAAAACGATATGTTGGATTTAAAGAAGAGTTTAGAAAGGCAAATTCTGAATGTTTAGTCTCTTACAAAGGTAATAAATATTCAGTTCCACATTACTTTGCAAGTAAAGAGGTTTGGTTAAGAGTATTATATGGAACAACTTTGCAAATATACTCAAGTAAAAATAAACTA
Coding sequences within:
- the istA gene encoding IS21 family transposase — protein: MEDWVTIRNLKKKDPNLGTRTIALMLGISRNTVKKALLNDELPLYNRGEKKINEAVEPFIDFIKESFLKKNLKASRILKDIKSKGYRGSQYALYAYIREILKPIANDVSKNSPHAYMRYETKPAEQMQYDWSPYTVTIGENLVKINIHQTILGFSRYKFYDVSLNVSGSDVYTALEESFIFFGGVCERIQVDNATVFITNASKDNLIWNPRFLSLCGLYGIKPTRSMPSHPWSKGKVESPFSYLETHFISGNEFKSFEDLRERLKQFQDEHNLEIHGTTKQISKILFEKEEQSFLKPLPINPITGELKRYVGFKEEFRKANSECLVSYKGNKYSVPHYFASKEVWLRVLYGTTLQIYSSKNKLIATHTISLKKGEVLVNKEHFNGYRKENQFDSIAISISRLIKRFANYINIHKFIENIKVQKRISPAYHLYKIANLFEYYDEADCIMAMEEAISLNIYSFSFIKGTITHQTKPKNEQLNLFNIKLPQANIKRDLGDYKI